tattcctaaGACTGATTCACTCAAAATCTTAGGCTGGTTTCAAAAACACCCTGAAAGGTGTGCATTTGGCATTGATGATATGCTGAAAAGCATAAAGGTGATTGATAGAAATTCAAGACAACCATCTGCTGAGAGGCAGATATACCAGTGCAGTATATCACCAGGAGGATTCAGTGTCTGTAGTGAATGTATTTGTGTGGATGCCACCAGATTTTCACTTGAAGATGAAAGCCACTCCAAATCCAAAGGACCCAAAGGGCGCAGGGAATGAGGCCACTACTTGAAGGCAACTGCAAGTTAGAAGAGGTTTCCTTTTATGCTGACAGACTCTCTAACCTTGTCATTGCAATGGCACATAAAGAGATTAATGAAAAGTCAGATGGCCGTGACCCATGTTTTGCTGTTCTTGGACAGCCTAGTCATAAATCTGTTGGACTAGGtacaaaaaagataaaaataatccaTCAGCAAATGTTACTCATGTCAATACGAAAGAACCTAAATATGAAGAGAGTCCACCTTCcaagaagacattttttataaacaaataaaccagTCTTCCAAAAGAAATGAGCTTTTCCAGAAGAGAAGGGTAGGACAACACgaaaaggaaaaatgccatCACAAGAACATTTTGGCCAAGattaatttgcaaataatttaagTGAAGAGATACTAATTTATGCAAATAATGTGTCATAGTGGTCTCAGTTATGAAGACCATGGAAGGCCAGGGAAATGACTCAAATATAGCTTGTATTGTGCTGAAAACTTGTTACTGAAGCACTCTAAGGCCATGGTTTCAGACTTAATAGACTCCTGTTTGAAAAACTTACATGACATAGCAGGCAAGTTCTTGACTAATTCAGATTTTGCTTCTTCAGTGAAGTCAACTCTGTTCATCCTAGGCAGTTGTAAGGCTGCAACAATTGTACAAGCAATGttgaataattttcattctaCCATGATAGTGGAAAACCTGGAGGAGATAATGCCTAGCATATGCCTCTGTGAAGACAGGTTCAAGAACAAATGCAAAGGCTCAGAATTGAGGTCTGCAGCAACAAGGACTGAAATattgccaaaagaaaaagaaatgaccTGTGCAGATGCAGTGGGTAACCACATTACTGAGCAAGGGTTTACCGTCTGGCATGAAAACCAAATGCAACGCATCCAGTGCTCAAAATCACAACCAAAAAGGGAGCTGAAACAAGATCACCAAAGAACATGCCCTGGAATTCAGAAATTTGGGATGTAGCCAAAATGTTACCAGATTCATGGGCTTGACTGTGATTGCATTATTGCCCATAGATTGTCATCTAATCTACCTGAAGAATGCCAAcaagaaagcaacagaaagtGGCAACGCTACCAAAGCCTTTGGGTTGTTATTACAGGGGTCCTGTGATCCCACCTTccagatattttcagaaagatgtcAGGATCCAtcaaaagaagctgaagaaccAGATTCACAGAAGTCAGACAGTGAAAGGCAGAAGCCCGAAAATGACATGTCTAGTGCTACATTAATGCTAATCTGGAAGTTAATGAACAAAAGTAGAAGAGGcgcttttttgtttgcaaagtaGAAGGTCAGGCTGGAAATCCAATTGTTgctgaaacaaaccaaaatactgGCAAAACCACTAAGGGACATATTGGCTTTTCAGGCACTGAGCAATCCTGTGAAGGGGCCATATCTAGACAGACTAAAACGCTTACTGATCAACTCGACCTGAGCAGAGAAGACAGCAGCAGCGCACAATTTATTGGCAGTCTGGTGGATACAGTGCTAAAGCTGCGTCTTGTGACAGTTAAATACAGCAACCCTGAGTCAATTCTGGCAGAGTcgaggagcagggaggatgGCACAAGGTCAGTAGGCTCTAAGGGCATGGGAACTGCTGACTCCATGGCTGGATCCAGTAAAGGTACAGTATCAGGACACAGGGTGGTAGTGGTGAATCAGAATCCTTCTGAAAATGTATGTAACAACTCTGAGCCCTCTTGCAGTGGATGATTGCCTCTCAGGCAGACATGCCTGCGCTCTACTTCTCAGGTGGCAATGAGTTCATGAATAAGCAAGGCAGAAATTAGAACGCGATTGGATTTAGATATTTGGTCAGTTACCCCAGTCTTGCTGCCTTCTTGGgagcaaaaatctttttcctcaagaaaatcttttttagacatttctctttttaagctAGTGCCCTGAGTAGGAATGCGGGCTACTTAGCTACTGTCTTGTTACAAAACAGTAAACTAACAGGAAATAAagacatgcagaaaaatatattcctttagCTCTGCACAAAGGCAGTGCAAAATTATCTTATATGCTATATTTCCCACAAATTCAGTGGGTCTAATTTTAAAGGTAACAAAAACATGTGCTTTCAACATTTATTACATAAATTAAGATGTTTacattcagaaatgttctaatgaaaatgctatttaataaagaaatatttacattctaAACATTATGAGTTCTTCACAAACATTTTTACCCATGTTACTGAATTGCTATGGATTCCAAGTattgaaataattcagaatcCCAATTTACTTTTCAcaatataataatatttattatatttcatttaactTGGACAATGAAGAGCAGTCTGAGTTGTGTTTGGAGACTTCTCCCCTTTACTAATGACCCAGCAGACAGCAGCTCTTCACCTCTTGTAATCATACCTTTTGGCAGCCTCTTACGGAATCCAACCATGGAGAACGTAAACCCCCAACAGCAGGATGGAAATGGGGGACTGAGATGCATCTGCTACATCATGctcactcacacacacagacacatgctTGTGTACAATCTCTTCAGTTCCTCTTTAAAATAGCTGACCTTATCAGTTCATCTGGTGTATCACGCCTGTATATCGCTTCTGGTGTATAACACAATTCTGttgtgtttctggttttcagcagcTTCAGAAACTGTTCATCAGTAGCAGTGGAGAAGGGATACAAAGTAGGAGCAATTTAACTAGCCATGCCGAAATACAAGAAGGAAAGACAATCTGGTGAGGCTGTAGGCAACTCTGTTCAGTTGCCAGTCTTAAACTGGCTGCTTAATAACTTGTGAGCAGGGCCATTGCCTGTCATGTCCTCACCACCAGCGTGATGCTGGACCAGCAAAGCACAGCATGCCAATGTCATACACCAGTGATCTGTAGGAGCTGATATTAATTGTactcctcctgcctggcaaacATATGAATTAGAAAAGCATGCAAAATAGCTGGGGAAATCTGTCTGAAAAAATGCCAGTCACAAAAACCACCATTTACCCACCTCCTTGAAGACAATTTTGTGTGCTCTTCTTGGCTGCCTCCACCACAGAGTTCCTGTCCTTCCtgagtatcttttttttcaggcagagTTTGGCCCAGTGCAGAGGGAGCTAAGCCCTTCACCTCGAGTTTTCATTGTGCTTGGAGTCAAACCCAGGAGGTACTGAGCCATTACCaggttttctcctcctctgtaTGCACTGAATGCAATACGGATTGATTCTCCTTTGGTTTGTTAGGTAACTGCCCGTGAACAGCATGAGAAGCGGGAACATCCAAAGAAAGGCAAGCTCCTTGCTCTCTGGAGTGACTCAGGGTTTGCAGCAAAGTAGTCTGTCACCCATGCACTCTGGCCAGCCCTCGTCCCCCAGCAAGCGCTATGGATTTAGCATTCCTCAAACTTTGGTCTTTATCTACTCGAAAGCATTTGGAAGTTTGAGACTGGTATCTAAACAACCCAAGTTTTTTGTTCTGTAACAGGTAGTCTGTTCTTTAGAAATCTGCGTAGTGAcacaagaaaaatcacagacaTCCAGGGAGAGCACATTGTGACACAACTTTGGGGACTGGAGGTTAAGAGTGATTTTATATAAAGtggaaaatagagaaaatagtATATTATTGCAATTTTTAGATGCCAATAAAGAAAAGACCAAAATTACCACTGAGGGCATAGAATATgacccagaaaaaaattgtaacatAAGGAGGAATTGCATACAGTATCAGGGGAGAGAGAATAATATAATACTTATAATTTATAATATCAGGAAAGacagaatttagaaaaatgcaAGGTAGCTGTAAAAAACCGCTAATATACAAATACACAGTGGAAAGCAGAAGCCaggaaaacaccaccaaaaGAGATCAAGGAGTGACAGTGAAGATCAAGTGAGAGGTGTTTTCAATACACTATTTTGCAGAGGCAGAGGGACTATAGGGATATAAGTTAAGGCTTGACTTAACAAAGTACAAGGGTACCATAGTCCTCAGTTGTACGCCTTCATACAATTGCTCCTTGAATAGTAAATCTAGTCCAAGAAcctactttaaaagaaaaatactgaaataatggAGCAAATTTAGAAGACAGAACATTGATAATGGGCCACAAGATAcgatttttttaataattaaatatatctaCATGGGTTACAAGATTTCATGTGAATGGACATGTAACATGATGTCTGCTTGTGCAAGCAATCTTCATATATTAAAACAAGAAGcgaatttatttagaaatgtacTAGAAGGCATAACTAAAATAAGAGAGGTAAAGTAAATACCGGTAAGTAATCACTACCTTCATCGGGATTTATAACTGTGTAGTTTGTAGCTGATCCTGGCCAGTTATTTGTGTTGCTTTATGAACACTTATATAGCCAGTAGATATACATTAAGGTTACAAAGAAGGTCAGTGAATTGAGATCTCACATTTCTGTTCCTTGCAGCCTATTGAATGCATTTTTACCCAAGTTTGATCATGTTTCCATTAAATCCGGAATGACTCCGTTGAGTTCAGCAAACAAACTGTCCCTCTGCACCCTAAAGGGCTCCTGCGACAGAATTAGGACCACAGCGGGGAGACAGCATGAGTCTTGGGTGACCTGGGCTGTGTCTTCGCAGATGGCGCAGCTCCCTGCATGGGCAGAGTTTGCCAATCCAGCATTTCTCAGCAGGAAACTGGCATGGCTTGTGCCACTAGTCACACTGTATTTTCCACCACTGACGGCCCTCAGAGAGAATCCTGCACAACGAACtcagtaaattattttgtcCAGCATAGCTTCTTTGTGCTTAATCTGCTGAAGCCCCATATCAGACCTTTTCCATGTGTTCATAAGATACAgtgatagaaagaaaaaaatatcagataaCAAAATTCCTTTCACAGTGAACAAGAGAAGTTTCATGGAGAAAAGCACTCTGCACAGCTGGAGGACCACACAGATCAATCTCATTTGCCAGAGTATAGCAATGATCTCATTTCAGTGCATGATGTAGTTAAAACAGGGAGGTCTAATTAAACTTGCTTTGGAGAAATAGTATCAAGAGCAGGGAGAAGTGGAAAGATTGGTTTACTCTGTAGCTATCATCTTAACAGAGCTAGGAGACAGACTTCTCAGATTGTAGGTTAGTTCCTTTGGAAACATTACGTTCTGTTTCCTTCCAAAGGGACAAGTAAGAGCTGACACAAGCCCATGGAAACATCCAATTGGAGTATTTAGAAAAGGACACAACAACCACAAAGTGACTATTGGAGGCAAAAGGAACCAAGCTAATTTTTATATCTGATAACGGGACATCTAACTCCTGCGTGTAAGTACAAATAGGTTCACTATGGGAGTCTGGAGATCTCACACAGGGCAAACACGGACTTTCCCATTGCTGCCATCAGCTGATGTAAGGTCTTTTCATGAAGTCGTACTGTGCTTGGACTTGTGCTTATGGCAGGACATGCTGAGTGTGCCACTGACAGAATGGAAAACTTtgtgttaaagaaaacagctaaaacaaaattattgctCCTGGACTCTGAGGAAATAAAAGTCTCTGAAATTACtatgttgtttttctctgtaacaAGGTAAAAAGGTGCTGCCAGCAGTACACCGAGTGGGTTGTAGTATTTCTGTCATCTCTGTCTCCCCACATTTTAAAGTTCCTTGCATAAGCAAGGGTCTGGGGTTTGAATTGATTACTCTTATCAGGTGGAGAAGGAGTTTTCCTCAATGGCTTTAGATCTCCTTGTGAAAAGACAGGTAGGGAACATAGCTGCTAGCCAAGGCAGGTAGAAGGGATTATGTCTCATAACTTGCAAGAATTGAAAAGCTAAGAGATTGTCAATATCTGCATTCATGGTTTTTTTACCAGTTCTTCATGCTGCTTTCTATGTTTTATCTCATCACCTGAATTCTTCCCCACCTATTGCCTAGTTTTTTCTCCCAGCTAATCTCAGAAAATTTGACTATCCGGTATTGATACAATTCTGTGTCCATAGAAGCCAGGAAGaggaatttttaatgtttactaATGTCAGTGAATTAAGACCTTGCTCAGACTGCCTTACTACACATAAATTGGGGAGGGGTGGAAGGGTGCCTGTTACCTTAACCATTCTTTTGGAAAACAGTGTTCAGCCAGCTCGTCGTCAGGCCATATCTCTAGAGCTGGCTGTTGGTCTCCAGGTGAAGCTTCACAGACTCAACACCAAAGCTATTTCCCAGGGCAGGTGGTCAGTTTAATTTCACATTGTAAAATACCATGAATTTCTAAACACTTCCAGGCAAATTTTCAATGGAGGTATAAATCAGCTGATAGACTGTTACCGTGAGTGCTGGGGGATTTATTTGTGtgcctcagctgcagcagcagcaaacctgAATTTGAAAGTCCCAGCTGAACTCCATCCATTACAGTGGTGCTTTACACACATCAATATAATTCACTGTCCCCAATCAGCCAGAAGACTCCTTTGTAACATAAATGATTTCCAGGTTTCGCTTTCCCACTGAGGATATTATTTCAGATTATATTTCCCCAAGTATGTTAGCATGCATTTTCCAAGCTGAATCCTGTTTTATTTTCGGCCCACACTGGAAATGCCTGTGTGTTATTTCTCTGTCATCTTTCATTTGCAGTTCTTCATCTCATATGtatattttcttaaactttaGTTTGTATATAAATGGATTTAAAACATTACTGCACACCTTCCCAAGTTTAGCATGTTCTTGGCTAACACTCCTTTCTGTTTGTAGGCACAGAATCAAAGAAGATAAATTTACAGGAGACCTGACGAGGTCTTCTAGTCTATTCCCCTGCTCCACCATAGCATCAGCACTACCTAAATAGTTCCTAGCAAACATTTGCCTGGTCTCTgctccaaaattaaaaattccatGATTTCTCTAAGCGATGTATTCTGTCCTATTCACCAGCCTTACCAATAGAAAAAGTGCCACAGTGTTTAGTTTAACTTTCCCCTCAAAGACTTGCAATGGGTGAATAATCACCACTTTGATCCTTCATCTTAACCAGTTTTCATTCCAGTGTCTTCTTTAGGCTTGACCTGAAATCGGTCCCCCCTCGAAGATATGCTTCTGAGTAATTTTCAGTGAGGGTGAAAGAAAGGAATATTACCCATTCCTTAACAGTctcattattactttttttgtttgttttctaggtTTAGCTTGAGAGTGGTCCATAACAAAAGAGGATTTCAGAAGAGATCTCAAGGAAATGCTTTGACTTGCCATTTAAAAGAGTTTAACAGCACAGCAACTACAATAGCTAATAGCCACACAAAGATGTCTTAGGAAACATTTTACACAAAAGATACAGGGAAAGCAGATTCTAAGAAATCTCAGTTGTATTTGGCAGTGTAGTGGTTGTAGGTCAAttctgggatttttcttttgaagcaggAGTTCACTGCTGGTAAAGGGAGTCAGCCTGGCAGGCACAGTGACTTCAGCCTGCAGCCCTCTGGACCAAAtacctttcagaaaacagagtgAGGTTTACATTCATCTGACCGTTTCTCCTGAAcaccttgggggggggggggggggcacacgtGGACTGATAAAATCATGATTATTGCCTTCATGCCCTTTCTTTCATGGTCTTCTGACCCCAGACCActatgaagaatgaaaaatattttgtgtctgCAGCCATCGGTCACTGAGCACGTTACTGCAACCATCTTTTCGCTTAATGTGACTCACTGAATAGCCATTGGTTGGTAGCAACTTCTGGTAACTATGGGCCTCAATTGGATCTCATCCAGTCTCTCACAGACCAATTCAACActcagagagacagagaaatctTTCCATCgactttaaaaagcattagcTTGGGCCATCTCCATAGACTTCACCTTCTATCACAATACTCCGAGCCACTTAGCTGTTACTTGTAAGCTTTTAGAGTCTATCTATCACTTAGCCACAAGTAAAGCTAAAGACTTCCTCTAAAAATGcctgaaaattatattttacttttatccGAATCCATAAATATTTCACACCGGTGTGTTGCTGAAGATAGTAAGGCCCCAGACACGTCAGCAGGTTTTAGCAGGATTACTTTAGCACAGGTCAAAGATGACCCCTGGAGGACTAATAAATGCTGGCATAACGGTGTGCTGGGGATGTAGTTGTGCTGGGTCTTTAAAGAGAGATTCCATAGCTTTTAACCAAGTGTCTTACAGGTTCAGATTACTAAAGGCTTTTCAGGAGTTTACGAGCAGGGAACCAGGGTTGGCAGAGAGCCGGTGAAGGGCAGGATGGTGTTAGCACTAGCTCTCTCACCGGGGTCGAGGGAAA
This sequence is a window from Balearica regulorum gibbericeps isolate bBalReg1 chromosome 1, bBalReg1.pri, whole genome shotgun sequence. Protein-coding genes within it:
- the AKAP3 gene encoding LOW QUALITY PROTEIN: A-kinase anchor protein 3 (The sequence of the model RefSeq protein was modified relative to this genomic sequence to represent the inferred CDS: inserted 3 bases in 3 codons; substituted 1 base at 1 genomic stop codon), whose protein sequence is MRPLLEGNCKLEEVSFYADRLSNLVIAMAHKEINEKSDGRDPCFAVLGQPSHKSVGLANNLSEEILIYANNVXIVVSVMKTMEGQGNDSNIACIVLKXLLLKHSKAMVSDLIDSCLKNLHDIAGKFLTNSDFASSVKSTLFILGSCKAATIVQAMLNNFHSTMIVENLEEIMPSICLCEDRFKNKCKGSELRSAATRTEILPKEKEMTCADAVGNHITEQGFTVWHENQMQHCHLIYLKNANKKATESGNATKAFGLLLQGSCDPTFQIFSERCQDPSKEAEEPDSQKSDSERQKPENDMSSATLMLIWKLMNKSTEQSCEGAISRQTKTLTDQLDLSREDSSSAQFIGSLVDTVLKLRLVTVKYSNPESILAESRSREDGTRSVGSKGMGTADSMAGSSKGTVSGHRVVVVNQNPSENVCXQLXALLQWMIASQADMPALYFSGGNEFMNKQGRN